In the Exiguobacterium sp. BMC-KP genome, CCGGTGTACAGATCCGGATTTCCATACCACTGAGTGCTCCACCAATCATCAATGAATGCGCCATGTTATTCCCATCTCCGATATACGTCAAAACCTGTCCAGCCCGTGTTCCAAACGTTTCTTCAATCGTTAGCAAATCAGCGAGCACTTGGCAAGGATGATGCAAATCCGTCAGTCCATTAATGATTGGAATCGTGCCATGCGTAGCAAGCGTCTCGACGATGTCATGACCGAATGTCCGGATCATTAGTGCATCGACATAACGGCTCATGACTTGAATCGTATCCGAGAGCGGCTCGCCCCGTCCGATCTGCATATCCGCGCCACTTAGAACGATTGGATGCCCTCCTAGTTCGACGACGCCCACCTCAAACGATAAACGCGTCCGTGTCGATGCCTTTTCAAACAAGAGCGCTACTTTTTTATTTTTCAACACCTCTTCATACTTATTCGGTTGTTGTTTGATATCTTTCGCGAGGACCAATAAATCAGTAAGTGCTTCCGGTGTCAGTTCCGCCATCGTCAAAAAATGCTGCAGTTGTTGCATCGTCTTCATTTCACTTCCTCCTTGATTGGTTGTGTCCATGTATGAAGTGGCTTCACAGCATAAGGCTGCTGTTCTGTCGCTTGTAAATGATAGTGCGCTAGTTCCGGTTCTGTTAAGACTTGTACCCCAGCAGCCAGCGCTGCTGCGCGACTCGCTTTTTCTTCTGTTACGTGTGAATAGAAGATGGCACAACTTGCCCAATCAATCGTTTCATCTAACGGTACGCCTATTCCGAATGCTTCTGTATCTGCTCCCGCAACGATCATGTCTCTTGTCGTCAAATGACGCTTCGTCGTCTCGTCGAAGATAAACCGTTCTAACGCGAATCCATCTGTCGTCCATTGAAGGGTTTCACCTGTCGAACGCATGACGGGACCGGTTTTAGGATCGACTCCTTGTAGTTTCAGTGTTGAAAAAACAGGTGTCTTGACGGCATGGAAATTAAGTTTCGTCTGTTCCGTCGGTAGTTCGATCGCTTGTCCAGCTGCTGCTTGGACTGCCCATTGTAAAATCGGTTGACCCGTTACTTTTGCGACGATTGGCAATGTCCGAGAGGCCCGTGGATTGATCTCAAGAACGTAGACCTGGTCTTGATGCAGGACGAATTGAATATTAAACGCTCCTTTGTATGCCATCTGTTGCCCGATCATCTGTGCAATCCGTGCTACTTCGTCTTGAACAGTAGCGCTGAGCGATACGGGTGGTAAAATCATCGTCGAGTCTCCAGAGTGAACCCCTGCCCGTTCCAATTGTTCCATCAAAATTGGAACATACGTCGTTGTTCCATTCGTGATGCAATCGACTTCGATTTCTTTTCCTTGAAGATAAGCATCCACAAGGACAGGGAATGACAATTCTGAAGCGATTGCCTCTAACTGCTGTTGGTTGTGAATAATATGCATTCCTTTTCCTCCGATGACATAAGAAGGACGAATCATGACAGGATAGCCGATTGTTGTTGCAACTTCTGTCATTTTCTCGTGTGTCGTGACTTCTTGTCCCGGAATTCGATCGACACCGATGTCGTCTAAAAATTGATAGAACCGCTCACGGTCTTCCATCTGATCAATGACATCTGCTGTCGTTCCAAGAAGGTGATAGCCTGCTTGCTCAAGACCCGCCGCAAGAGCAATCCCCGTTTGTCCTCCGAACTGAACTAATACGTCTTGGCACTCTTCTGCTTCTAGCACATGTATGACGTCTTCGAGTGTCAACGGCTCGACATACAAGCGATCCGCGACTTCGAAGTCGGTCGAGACCGTCTCTGGATTATTGTTGATCATGATCGTTTCGTAACCGGATGCTTGTAGCGCACGCACGGCGTGAACAGAACAATAATCAAATTCGATCCCTTGACCGATTCGAATCGGTCCAGCACCGATCACAGCGACTTTCTTTTTCGTTGATGCCATGACTTCCGTCTGTCCGCTCCAGTTTCCGTAGAAATAAGGGGTTGTGCTCTTGAACTCTCCCGCGCACGTATCAATCATGTGATAGACAGGAGTGATGCCTTGCTCTTTCCGTAAGTGCTCGATGTCTACAGAACTGACACCTGTCAAAAATGCAATCTGCTCGTCCGTGAAGCCCATCATCTTCGCAGTTTTGATAGAAGAGATATCTGTCGTTTTGATTTTTAATTGTTGATCGACGAGTCGTTTGAGTACTTTGACGAATAAGGCTTGCACCTTCGTCTGCTCGACAAGTTTTTCGACGGTCGTCACCTCGCGATCCAGTAGCGCGAGCATTGCAAGCAATCGACGATCTGTCGGCGCCATCACTTCTTCCCATAACGCGTTGATATCAGCTGTTTTCATCCATGTTGGATAAAGAGGAGCTTGTTCGATTCCTGCACCACGCCATGCTTTTTGCAATGCTTCTTCTAGCGTTTTTCCCATCGCCATGCTTTCACCGGTCGCCTTCATTTGTGTCCCAAGCGTCCGGTCACTGCTAGCAAACAAATCGAATGGGAAACATGGTACTTTTGCCGTGATGTAATCCATCGTCGGTTCAAAGCTTGCCATGGTTTCCTTCGTAACAGGATTGATGCAGTCATCGAGTCGTTCGCCAAGCGCAAGACGCGTCGCTAATTTCGCGATCGGATACCCGGTCGCTTTTGAAGCAAGTGCTGAAGAACGACTGACACGTGGATTGACTTCAATGACGAAATAGCGTTCTTCCGTCGGGTGGATCGCGAACTGGATGTTACATCCACCGATCACACCGAGATGCGACACGATTTTACGAGCTTCCGTGCGCAATTGTTGATTCATCCGATCCGAAATCGATTGAATCGGTGCAAAAACGACCGAGTCTCCGGTATGGACGCCGACGGGATCAATGTTTTCCATATTACAGACGATGATCGTCGTATCTGCGCTGTCACGCATGACTTCGTATTCAACTTCTTTATAACCCGCGATACTTACTTCAACCAGACACTGTGAAATCGGACTCGCTTGTAGACCGTTTTGTGCTAACAGACGGGCTTCATCTTTCGTTAAGGCAATGCCACCACCCGTTCCTCCGAGCGTAAAGGCGGGGCGGATGACGAGTGGTACACCATGCACTGCCATGAAATCTTCAAGCTCTGCTAGCGACTCGATCGTTTGGCTTTCCGGAAGTGGTTGCGCCAGTTCAATCATTTTTTGCTTGAATCGCTCACGGTCTTCGCCGTCCCGGATTGTCTCAAGTGACGTTCCGAGAAGTTCGACACCGTATTGTTCTAGCACTCCTGCTTCTTCGAGTGACATTGCAAGATTGAGTGCCGTTTGTCCACCGACCGTCGCTAGAAGGTGTGATGGTCGATCTTGTTCGATGATAGCCGTTGCTTTTTCAAGAGTCATCGCCTCAATGTAGACATGATCTGCCGTGCTCGGATCCGTCATAATAGTAGCCGGATTCGAATTCATTAAGATGACCTCGCATCCCGCTTCTCGAAGCGCCTGACAGGCTTGTGTGCCGGAATAATCAAATTCTGCTGCTTGCCCGATGACGATCGGACCCGAACCGATGACGAGTACTTTCTGTTTATCCCACATATGCTACCTCCTGATGTAATACGGTATTTACGAATTGATCGAAGACGACCATCGCCTCTGTCGGTCCCGGACTCGCTTCTGGATGAAATTGGACTGTCATGATTGGTAAAGTAGGATGAATCAATCCTTCGACGGATCCATCATTGATATGTTCGTACGCGAGTTCCATTTCAGATGTTGTGATACTTTTGGCATCAACGGCATACCCATGATTCTGAGACGTCATGAACACTTGTCCAGACGCTAAGTGACGAACGGGATGATTTGCCCCACGATGCCCATGATGTTGTTTTAATAAGGTACAGCCGAACGCATGAGCGAGGACTTGATGCCCCATACAAATTCCGAGCGTCGGATAGCTCGTCGCTAGTTCACGGATTCCTGAAAGAAATGGATCGAGTTGTGTCGGATTACCGGGTCCGTTGGAAAACAGAAGACCATCCGGTGCAAGCGCTTGAATCCGTTCTGGTGTCGTATCATACGGTACGACTGTTATCCGCATATGTCGTTCAAGCAAGGCGTCGATCATCGATTGCTTCACACCATAATCGATACAGACGACATGTCCTTGTTCCACTTCCGGTACGTATTCGATATCTGACGTCGTCGAGACGGAGGCGATATACGCTGTGTCTATAGTCTCAAGGGATGTCATGTCTTCTTGCATCATGTCACCAAACTGGTCACCCTCCGTCCGTAACAGATGCACAAGGGAACGAGTATCCACTCCCGACAGGATGGGAACGTTCGCTTCGCTTAACCAACTCGCAAGTGATGTCCCTTCCCCGTCCTCTGCTAATGTTTGGACGACGACTCCAGCGACTTGGACCTGCTTGCTTTCTGAAGCCTCCACTTGTATGCCGTACTGTCCAATCAATGGGTACGTGAAGACGAGAATCTGTCCCTGATAAGACGGATCCGTCAGGACTTCCTGATATCCTGTCATCCCTGTGAAAAAAACGACTTCTCCTTTGACAGGTGCTGTTCCTTGCCACGAACCGGTAAACGTCGTTCCGTTCGCAAGTGTTAGTTTTCCGGATTGTTTCATACGATAACCTCCTGTTGACAAACAAGTTGTATTTTTTCGACCGCTTGCATGAGTTCCTGTTCTGTTACGAACAGCGATGGCAGCAAACGAATGACAGAGGGACCAGCCGAGACGACGAGAAGACCCTCTTGGCGTAAAGCGTCAATGAGCGATGCAACAGGAATCGTACACTCGATGCCAATCATCAAACCGCGCCCTCGAACAGAGCGGACAATCGTATCTGGTAAGCTTTGTGTCAATTGCTGGCGCAAAAATTCTCCTTTTTCTTGAACATCCGCCATGACTTCCTCACTCAATAAAAGATCAAGTGTTGCTTCTGCAGCTGTCATCGCAAGCGGATTCCCACCGAAAGTCGAGCCATGAGAACCAGGCGTAAACACTTCAGCCGCCTCTGCCGTTGCGAGTAATGCCCCGACTGCAAGCCCACTTCCAAGTCCTTTCGCAAGAGTGATGATATCTGGTATTAGTGGTGTCTGCTCAAACGCAAAACGAGATCCCGTTCGACCGATACCCGTTTGCACTTCGTCGACGATGATTTTGACGTCATACAATCTCGCCTGTTCCATCAATGTCTCAAGCCACGTATCGTCTGCAACGACGACACCACCCTCTCCTTGAATGATTTCAAGCCAAACGGCAGCTGTTTGTTCCGTGATTTCTGCTAAACTCTCCATATCGTTAAATGGTAAATGTTTAAATCCATTCACCATCTCTCCGTATCCTGCTTTGATTTTCTCCTGTCCTGTCGCGCCCATCATCGCAAACGTTCGCCCATGGAACGATTGTTTGAACGTGATGACCTCCGTTTTCCCTGTCCATTTTCGAACAAGTTTATACGCCGCCTCGTTCGCTTCCGCACCACTATTACAAAAGAAGGCATGACTGAGATGACTGTCTTCTGTTAATCGCTGCGCTACTCGCTCTTGTTGCGCAATTTGAAATAGATTCGACGTATGCCAAATCTGATTCAATTGTTCTTCTAGTCGTTGCTGAATATAAGGGTGCCGATGCCCCGTGTTGCAAACAGCAATCCCCATGATGAAATCGAGATATGTTTTTCCTGTCGTATCCTCAACGATCGACCCTTGTCCTTTGACCAATTCCACATTAGTACGTTGATAAGTGGGCAGTAGTGCGCTCATGTAATTCCTCCTTGATTCGTGTCCCGATAGCCGCTACGTTTTTTCCCGATCGGATGATGACTTCCGGTATGCCATGTTGCGCTGCCTGCATCATCGCTTCAACTTTTGGAATCATCCCACCGTAAATTTCCCCGGACGCTATTGCTGCCTCGATCGCTGCATAGGTAATCTCCGATTGATAGTCACCGTTTACTTTTACTCCCTCGACATCCGTCAACAATTCGAATCGATCGACGGACCAAGCTTTTGCGACTGCAATGGCACATGCATCTCCGTTACTGTTCAAGGCACCTTGTTCTCCTGTAACGAGAGACGTGACGACGGGCACATAACCATTCGTACTTAATACCGTGAACAATCGTGGATGAATGTGTGTGATATGACCGACTGCCCCGAGTCCTTTGACTTTTTTACCATGGACACTCGCACCGTCTAGACCACTCATCCCGACCGCTGGTATTCCTGCCTGATTCAATTGTTGGACGATACCGGATTGAACTTCACCGGCGAGAATGCGTCTTGCCCCAAGTAAGACACCATCCGTCGTCACACGTACACCGTCCCGAAACACGGGTTGGATGCCCTCTTGTTCGCAGTAACTAGATAAAAGTGGTCCGCCGCCATGGACGATCAATAGTTCGTTTCCTGTTTCGACCCATGCTTTCCATTCTTCAAAGTATCGTGTATCAAGTTGTTCCCAGACACTACCACCTAGTTTGATGACTTTTCGTTTCGTCATGTCCGATAACTCGCATTGATTTTGACGTAATCGTATGTCAGGTCACAACCATAGGCGTGTCCTTGTCCTGTACCGTCATGCAAATCGATATGAATCCGGACGTCCTGCTGTGCCAAATCCTTCGAAGCAACCGTTTCATCGAATAAGACAGGCATACTCTGTTGCAACACCCACTGCGAGCCAATTTTGATATCAACGTTCGAGACATCGAGCGGCTCCTTGATACTGCCAACTGCAGCGATGATTCGTCCCCAGTTCGCATCTTCCCCAAAGATGGCTGTTTTGACGAGAGACGATCCGACGACTTGTTTGGCGATCATCCGCGCTACTTCATCAGTTTGTGTTCCGTCTACCGTCACTTCGATCAACTTCGTCGCACCTTCCCCGTCCCGCGCAATCTGTTTCGCTAAATCTTGGCAAACCGTTTCGATCGCCTGTTCGAATGCTAACGCTTCGTCTGTCCCTTCAACGATCGTTGCTCCTCCTGCAGCTCCGCTCGCTAAAATCATCACCATGTCATTCGTCGAACTGTCACCATCTACGGTAATGCAGTTGAACGTCCGATGAATCGTCCGGCGTAATAGTGTCTGTAAGACATCCGGTTCAATCGTTGCATCGGTCGTCAAGAACCCAAGCATCGTTGCCATGTTCGGGTGAATCATCCCTGACCCTTTCGCCACGCCACATACTGAAATTTGAACATCCCCTTGCATGTATTGTTGACCAGCTGATTTCGTACCGGTATCGGTCGTCAGGATCGCATGGGCAAAATCATTCGCGGCATCCTTGTCATTTGTAGGTATCAGCTGTGGAATACCTGCCAGTAACGTATCAATGGCTAACGGTTGACCAATGATTCCTGTTGAAGCAATCGCGACTTGTTCTGGAGCAATTCCGAAGTGGGTCGCTAACGCTTGTTGGGATGTATACGCATGTGATAGACCAAGTTCTCCTGTGCAGGCATTCGCATTTCCGCTGTTGACGAGGACTGCATGAATGTGTCCTTGTGACGCCTGTAACGCTTGCTTCGTCACAGTGATCGGTGCTGCTTGCACCTGATTCGTCGTATAGACAGCTGCGGCACTTGCGCCTTCCTCACACCAAATCAAACCAAGATCCTTCCGCTTTCGCTTTAGCCCGACGTGTACCCCTGAAGCTTGAAATCCCTTCGGTGTCGTGATCGTCAATGGGGTCTCTATTTGTACTTGCCACACAGGCGTTCCTCCTCTTTCATCTCAAAGTATTTAAATATAGATCGGTTGTTGGGTCAGACCAGACATTTCATCAAATCCTGCTAAAATGTTGGCATTTTGAACGGCTTGTCCGGCAGCTCCTTTTTGCATGTTATCGATGACTGAAACGATGGTCACGCGCCCTGTCCGATCATCCTTATAGACGGTCAAATCACAGTGATTACTCCCGACGACGGACTTGATTTCCGGATCAGCCTGTTGGATTCGGACGAATGGTTCCGTTGCATACTGGTCAATCAACCAGGATCGCCACTCCGCTTCCGATAAATCAATCAACGGCTGGACCGTCATAATCGCCATAATTCCTCGATTGATCGGTAGTAGTTGGGTCGAGAACGTGATCGGATCCGATGATCCAGTCCATTCGAAAAGTGCCTGCTCAATTTCCGGAATGTGCTGATGCTGATTCACTTTATACAAACGAACGTTTTCGCTGGAATGGACATGATGCGTTTGTGCCGTTAACGTTTTGCCAGCCCCCGTTAGACCAGAAGAAGCTTGAATGATGATTTGAGATGGATCGATTTTTTTCTCTTTTAAGAATGGTGTCAGTCCGAGCAAAACTGCTGTCGCGTAACAGCCCGGATTCGCAATCCATTTACTTGCCGCGACAGCTTGACGATTCCACTCCGGTAATCCGTAAGCTGCTTTTTTTTGTATGTCCACAGCTACTGGTTCCTTGTTGTACCACGTTGCATATATGTCAGACGGAAGTCGTAAATCACCACTTAAATCAATGATGTAACCGGACCAGTTTTGAAGTTGTTCTAGGTACTGTTTTGAGATTCCGCTCGGTGTTGCTAAGAAGACCATTTCTGTTTCTGTTTCTATAAGATTTCCTATTGAGAAAGAAGTTAAGGATGAGTATGTTTTTTTATTCATGAATGGGAATACGTCATTCATCTCTTCACCTGCCATCGAATCACTCATTAAGCAGACGATTTCAAAAGAAGGATGTGCTTCTAACAACCGAATCAGCTCAATTCCGGTATATCCTGTTACTCCAATAATGGTGCATTTCATATCTGTCCGCTCCCCTTCGAAGAATGTTATACCGATTTAAACATATGTATATTTATACTGTCAATTGAATTTTTATTAGTTTTTACACAAAAAAGAAGCGTTGAAGCGATTGTCTTATAGAAGACAGTCCCTTCAACGCTTCTTTTACTTCTATCTGCTTAACGCTTTTCAGCACGTTGCGCTACGAGATGATCAATTCCAAATACACCTGCACCCATAATCGCAACGACTACCACAAAAATCAGTGTAAACATATGTATCCTCCTCATCGTTCACAAAAATGTCATTTGATACTTCCTATTGTGCAAGATTTGAAGGAAAAAAGAAAGCGTTTACGACAAAAAATCGCCACATTTATAATTTTTTATATTTTTTATAGAAACGCTTATGGTTGACGCCATCCATAATATTCGTTAGTATTACGTTTGTTCAATGCTTTTGTGCATAAAAGCGTGTTAGCAACAGAGAGCTATTATACTTTCATATTCATTTAAGGAGGTGGAAGCATGCGCATGTCATTCCGTGAATCCGCAGCTATCCTAGGAATCAGCATCATTATTTTATTGTCCGCGTTATTCGGTGCCAAAGCCGAACCGCATCTTGCCATCTTATCCAGTCTTATTTTCGTCTCAGGATATGCCGTTTACCGTGGTTTTAAGTTCGAAGACGTCGAACATCATATGATTCAAGGTATTCGGGAAGCGATTAAACCCATCTTGATCATGCTACTCGTCGGTATGACGATCGCGGTCTGGATGATGAGTGGCGCAGTGCCGACCCTTCTTCATTTTGGTTTATCTACACTTTCAGCGACTTGGTTCGCTCCAAGTGCGCTTCTGATCGCGATGGTCGTTTCGACCTTTACGGGTAGTTCTTTTACAACAATCGGTACGGTCGGTGTTGCCTTAATGGGAATCGCGATTGCACTAGGCGTCAATCCGGCACTTGCAGCAGGAGCAATCATCAGTGGTGCGTGTTTCGGAGATAAGATGTCACCCTTATCGGACACAACGAATTTTGCACCGGGAATCGTTAACGTTTCCGTATTTGATCATATTCGTTTCATGATGGGAACGACGATTCCTGCTATCACGATTACGTTCATCTTATTCTTCATCTTTGGACGTAGTAGTGGTACTGTCGATTCATCTGCTGTTCAAACGACACAACAAGAGTTAGCTCGTTTGTTTGACTTATCACCTTGGACATTGCTTTCACCATTGCTCGTCATGGTGTTAGCGCTACGTAAGATGCCTGTCATCCCAACACTCATTGCAGGTGTGTTGAGTGGATTACTATTAACAGGTCTCGTACAAGGAAACTGGAGCATCTCGAACTGGATGGCAGTCATTCAGAATGGTTTAAAATTAGAATCGTCTAGTAAGACTGTTACGGCAATCATTACTAAAGGTGGATTGCAATCGATGATGTGGTCGGTTTCACTCGTCATGCTCGCCCTTGCTTTCGGTGGCGTCTTGCGTGGTATCGGTGTCATCGATGTCGTCATTGAACGGACGGTTTCCCGATTGAAACGCGATGGTAGCATCATCTCATCGGTTGCCTTATCATCGATCGGTGTTAACTTGATGGCTGGGGAACAATACTTGTCCATCTTGCTACCGGGTCAAGCATTCAAGAAAATTTTCGAAGAGCGTCAGATTGATCCGCGTTTCCTTTCTCGTTCACTCGAGGATGGTGGAACACTCGTCAATCCACTCATTCCGTGGGGAGTTTCTGGAGCATTCTTCGCTTCTACTCTTGGTGTCCCAGTAACCGAATACGTCCCGTTCGCATTCTTTTTACTTCTTTCACCATTGTTTACGTTCTTGCTTGCTTTTCTTCGTCCGACGAAAATCGAAACGAAACAGACACTCGCTTCTTAAGTCAATTCTCATGTTAGAGATCCGATATGATATATCGGGTCTTTTTTTCCGACCGCTATCTTCTTTATTCCTTATCAAATACGTCAGATTTGAGACGAAAACGGCTTGGAATCGCGTTTTTTTTAAGAATCATGTGTAAAGATGAAACGAACTGGGAATATACCAAACATAAGAATAAAAATTACAGAGAATGATAGAGAGAGAGTACATTCCTGTTCGACCAAGGAATGACTTCGATGTAATTGTGGGAGGAGTTAATATGATCAAACGTGGTACGCTGGAGCGACTTGATGGCAAATACGCTGTCCTACTGTGGGAAAATGGTTCAAGTTTCATTCCACGACGTTATTTACCACCTGAAGCACGGTTAGGCGATACGATTATCTTTGACGGTACAACTTATACGTTAGATGTCAGCAATTCATCACCCTCTTCCTTTCAGACATTTTCGTTTCGGCAAATGGGTTGATGATCGATAAAAAGCCATTCCATCTCGTGTATTGACTATAGAGAAGAATTTTCTCTCATCAGTCTTTCATGAAACGAATGGCTTTTTTGCTTTATCTCCGAACATATAGGGAGTGATCGCAACAAGATGGACAAGGAAAGTGATGAATATCAGATATTTCGATTCGTTCCAACACCGTCTGATCATGTGGACATTCATAATGTGGCTCGACGACATCGAGCTGCAAGAACAATGCACACCAAAAGCGATTCGAAAACCGGGAACATGTCGGACAATGATATAGATCTAATTGATGTGGTACCCATCCATCCGCTAATTCTTCTTGGTGAAGCTGGTAGTGCTGAATTAAGCGAAAACGATTCCAGTCATCCAAATACGCCCGTTGTAGGATCGGTTCATGCATTGAAGGGACGAACCAAAGAGGAAGACCCGTCATGAACGCTTCGACCCCTTGCGTCAAGAGAGCAGGAAACGTTGGCCACCCATCTAGTTGACCGAGTTGAAATGTTTGTTGAAAGGAGCAGTTGCGGCATCGGAGTTCCATCGTCATCCTCCTGTTCGTTTCACCATCTCTTTTAACATCTGTTCCGTCACAGGACCGACGTGTTTCGCGAGAATCGTTCCTTTCTGGTCTAATACATAGGTTGCTGGCATTGCTACAAGACGATACGCATCCTCAGACGTTCCTTCCCGATCATATAACACAGGATATTCCACAGGTGTTTGCTTCAAAAAATCCGCGACATCCGAAACACGTCGCTCTGAAGTCGTGACATTGATTCCGTAGACCGGTATATCGGTATGTTGTGAGAAGGCGTTCAGTTCTGGAATCTCCTGTTTGCAAGGTGGACACCACGTCGCCCAAAAATTAATGACAAAGACATCATGATTGATTTCGTCTAGATTGATGGTTTTTCCTTCTTGTCGCAAGGATAGATTTGGGGCTTTCATCCCTACTTCTAGACCACCTTGCGATGCTTGTTTTTGTTGTTGTTCCACTTTCGACTGCTTTTCGTCATATGTACGATAACCTTGGTAGGCAATACCAATGACCGCAATCGCTAGGATCAGATAGATCAGCGTTTTTTTCACATCTAACCCCCTCCTTCTTTGTTAAGTGTAGCAGACTTCCTCTTTTCGTCCTTCTTCTTTTATCAACAAAAAAGCGAACTCTTCTGCATCGTATGCCAAAAGAATTCGCTACATTTTATAGGATTGACTTCTTAAACGATTCAACCGTTAGTTAAAACGTGGTAGTTGTTTTTTGACTTGACGATTATCTTTGACGCTACCGACTGCTTCTGCTCCACCTAAAGCTTCGTTCAAGGACGTCTTTCCTTCCTTGACTTCTAGACGTCGATTGAATACCGATCGATTATCGACAGATGCAACGAGGATCGATGCGACATCCGTTTCCGAAATCGTCGCGTCCTTCGTATCCTTTAAATCTTCATCCGCTTCAATCAAACCACGCCCCTCACCTGTTGTGATGGCTACGGGACAAATAATCGTATACGTCAAACCACTATGTTCAATCTGTTCTTCTGCAGCATTTTTAGCAGCATAGAACGGATAGACATCTTTCTTAAATTGCTCAGGTCGATCTGCACCATAAGCGCTCAATAACACAAAGTGACGGACACGCGCTTTTTTCGCTGCATCGATTGTTTTTAAGGCAACCGTCCGATCCAGCAGTTCAATTTCTGTCGCTTCACCATCTACTCCTGCGGTTGCCGCACAAATGACTGCATCCTGTCCTGCGACTCCGTGCTCAATGACTTTTTCGAGTTCTGTTTCGATGTCGACATAATGAGCCTTTACACCGAGTTTTTCGAATCGTTCCACCAAATGTTCGTGACGAACGATGACCGTGACCTGATGACCCTTGGCAAGTGATTTGACGACGCGCGCTCCAATCGTACCGGATGCACCTACGACTAGTACTTTCATATGGGGGGTCCCTCCTCGATAAGTTAGTCACCTTCGTGGAATGTTAAGATGTCGTGTCCGAAAATCATCGATT is a window encoding:
- the argF gene encoding ornithine carbamoyltransferase translates to MKTMQQLQHFLTMAELTPEALTDLLVLAKDIKQQPNKYEEVLKNKKVALLFEKASTRTRLSFEVGVVELGGHPIVLSGADMQIGRGEPLSDTIQVMSRYVDALMIRTFGHDIVETLATHGTIPIINGLTDLHHPCQVLADLLTIEETFGTRAGQVLTYIGDGNNMAHSLMIGGALSGMEIRICTPAAYAPDPQVVHEAQVIAKETGGNIVVLTSPEEAASGADIVYTDVFASMGQEEEATMRLQAFEGYQVNAQIMDQANDAAIFLHCLPAHRGEEVTADVIDGKQSVIFDQAENRLHAQKALLVTLLG
- the carB gene encoding carbamoyl-phosphate synthase (glutamine-hydrolyzing) large subunit, producing the protein MWDKQKVLVIGSGPIVIGQAAEFDYSGTQACQALREAGCEVILMNSNPATIMTDPSTADHVYIEAMTLEKATAIIEQDRPSHLLATVGGQTALNLAMSLEEAGVLEQYGVELLGTSLETIRDGEDRERFKQKMIELAQPLPESQTIESLAELEDFMAVHGVPLVIRPAFTLGGTGGGIALTKDEARLLAQNGLQASPISQCLVEVSIAGYKEVEYEVMRDSADTTIIVCNMENIDPVGVHTGDSVVFAPIQSISDRMNQQLRTEARKIVSHLGVIGGCNIQFAIHPTEERYFVIEVNPRVSRSSALASKATGYPIAKLATRLALGERLDDCINPVTKETMASFEPTMDYITAKVPCFPFDLFASSDRTLGTQMKATGESMAMGKTLEEALQKAWRGAGIEQAPLYPTWMKTADINALWEEVMAPTDRRLLAMLALLDREVTTVEKLVEQTKVQALFVKVLKRLVDQQLKIKTTDISSIKTAKMMGFTDEQIAFLTGVSSVDIEHLRKEQGITPVYHMIDTCAGEFKSTTPYFYGNWSGQTEVMASTKKKVAVIGAGPIRIGQGIEFDYCSVHAVRALQASGYETIMINNNPETVSTDFEVADRLYVEPLTLEDVIHVLEAEECQDVLVQFGGQTGIALAAGLEQAGYHLLGTTADVIDQMEDRERFYQFLDDIGVDRIPGQEVTTHEKMTEVATTIGYPVMIRPSYVIGGKGMHIIHNQQQLEAIASELSFPVLVDAYLQGKEIEVDCITNGTTTYVPILMEQLERAGVHSGDSTMILPPVSLSATVQDEVARIAQMIGQQMAYKGAFNIQFVLHQDQVYVLEINPRASRTLPIVAKVTGQPILQWAVQAAAGQAIELPTEQTKLNFHAVKTPVFSTLKLQGVDPKTGPVMRSTGETLQWTTDGFALERFIFDETTKRHLTTRDMIVAGADTEAFGIGVPLDETIDWASCAIFYSHVTEEKASRAAALAAGVQVLTEPELAHYHLQATEQQPYAVKPLHTWTQPIKEEVK
- a CDS encoding carbamoyl phosphate synthase small subunit, which produces MKQSGKLTLANGTTFTGSWQGTAPVKGEVVFFTGMTGYQEVLTDPSYQGQILVFTYPLIGQYGIQVEASESKQVQVAGVVVQTLAEDGEGTSLASWLSEANVPILSGVDTRSLVHLLRTEGDQFGDMMQEDMTSLETIDTAYIASVSTTSDIEYVPEVEQGHVVCIDYGVKQSMIDALLERHMRITVVPYDTTPERIQALAPDGLLFSNGPGNPTQLDPFLSGIRELATSYPTLGICMGHQVLAHAFGCTLLKQHHGHRGANHPVRHLASGQVFMTSQNHGYAVDAKSITTSEMELAYEHINDGSVEGLIHPTLPIMTVQFHPEASPGPTEAMVVFDQFVNTVLHQEVAYVG
- a CDS encoding acetylornithine transaminase, which gives rise to MSALLPTYQRTNVELVKGQGSIVEDTTGKTYLDFIMGIAVCNTGHRHPYIQQRLEEQLNQIWHTSNLFQIAQQERVAQRLTEDSHLSHAFFCNSGAEANEAAYKLVRKWTGKTEVITFKQSFHGRTFAMMGATGQEKIKAGYGEMVNGFKHLPFNDMESLAEITEQTAAVWLEIIQGEGGVVVADDTWLETLMEQARLYDVKIIVDEVQTGIGRTGSRFAFEQTPLIPDIITLAKGLGSGLAVGALLATAEAAEVFTPGSHGSTFGGNPLAMTAAEATLDLLLSEEVMADVQEKGEFLRQQLTQSLPDTIVRSVRGRGLMIGIECTIPVASLIDALRQEGLLVVSAGPSVIRLLPSLFVTEQELMQAVEKIQLVCQQEVIV
- the argB gene encoding acetylglutamate kinase, whose protein sequence is MTKRKVIKLGGSVWEQLDTRYFEEWKAWVETGNELLIVHGGGPLLSSYCEQEGIQPVFRDGVRVTTDGVLLGARRILAGEVQSGIVQQLNQAGIPAVGMSGLDGASVHGKKVKGLGAVGHITHIHPRLFTVLSTNGYVPVVTSLVTGEQGALNSNGDACAIAVAKAWSVDRFELLTDVEGVKVNGDYQSEITYAAIEAAIASGEIYGGMIPKVEAMMQAAQHGIPEVIIRSGKNVAAIGTRIKEELHERTTAHLSTY